In one Juglans regia cultivar Chandler chromosome 11, Walnut 2.0, whole genome shotgun sequence genomic region, the following are encoded:
- the LOC109007860 gene encoding calcium-transporting ATPase 3, endoplasmic reticulum-type isoform X1 has translation MEDAYARSATEVLDLFGVDPAQGLSEDQVAQHARLYGKNVLPEERRAPFWKLVFKQFDDLLVKILIAAALVSFILALINGETGLTAFLEPSVILMILAANATVGVITETNAEKALEELRAYQADIATVLRNGCFSILPATELVPGDIVEVSVGCKVPADMRMIEMLSNQLRVDQAILTGESCSVEKELESTRATNVVYQDKTNILFSGTVVVAGRARAVVVGVGTNTAMGSIRDSMLQTEDEVTPLKKKLDEFGTFLAKVIAGICILVWLVNIGHFRDPAHGGFLRGAIHYFKIAVALAVAAIPEGLPAVVTTCLALGTKRMARLNAVVRSLPSVETLGCTTVICSDKTGTLTTNMMSVSKICVVHSVEHGPVISEFDVSGTTYAPEGIIFDSTGTQLDFPAQLPCLLHIAMCSALCNESILQYNPDKGNYEKIGESTEVALRVLAEKVGLPGFDSMPSALNMLSRHERASYCNHYWENQFKKISVLDFSRDRKMMSVLCSRKQKQIIFSKGAPESIISRSTNILCNDGGQTVPLTADIRAELESRFNSFAGKETLRCLALALKSVPTGQRTLSFDDEKDLTFIGLVGMLDPPREEVRNAMLSCMTAGIRVIVVTGDNKSTAESLCHKIGAFDHLVDFSGHSFTATEFEELPALQQTLALQRMALFTRVEPSHKRMLVEALQRQNEVVAMTGDGVNDAPALKKADIGIAMGSGTAVAKSAADMVLADDNFATIVAAVAEGRAIYNNTKQFIRYMISSNIGEVVCIFVAAVLGIPDTLAPVQLLWVNLVTDGLPATAIGFNKQDSDVMKAKPRKVNEAVVTGWLFFRYLVIGAYVGLATVAGFIWWFVYADSGPKLPYSELMNFDTCALRETTYPCSIFDDRHPSTVSMTVLVVVEMFNALNNLSENQSLLVISPRSNLWLVASIILTMLLHILILYVHPLSVLFSVTPLSWAEWRLVLYLSFPVILIDEVLKFFSRNSNGGVRFNFRFRRNDLLPKREVRDK, from the exons GTTGCGCAACATGCTAGACTTTATGGCAAAAATG TGCTGCCTGAAGAGAGAA GGGCGCCCTTCTGGAAGTTGGTTTTTAAACAGTTTGACGACTTGCTTGTTAAGATACTGATTGCTGCAGCACTTGTTTCATTCATTTTGGCTCTGATTAATGGAGAGACGGGCCTAACGGCATTTTTGGAGCCTTCT GTTATCCTGATGATATTGGCTGCAAATGCAACAGTAGGAGTAATAACAGAAACAAATGCTGAAAAGGCCCTTGAG GAGCTACGTGCCTACCAAGCTGATATTGCAACGGTACTTCGAAATG GTTGCTTCTCCATACTTCCAGCAACAGAACTTGTTCCAGGGGATATTGTAGAAGTTAGTG TGGGATGCAAAGTTCCAGCTGATATGAGGATGATCGAGATGCTAAGCAATCAATTGCGTGTTGATCAGGCAATTCTGACAG GTGAGAGCTGCTCTGTGGAAAAAGAGCTTGAATCCACCAGAGCAACAAATGTCGTATACCAAGACAAGACAAATATTCTTTTCTCG GGTACTGTAGTGGTTGCTGGTAGGGCAAGAGCTGTTGTGGTAGGAGTTGGTACCAACACAGCAATGGGCAGCATACGTGATTCAATGTTGCAAACAGAAGAT GAAGTGACGCCATTGAAAAAGAAGCTGGATGAATTTGGTACTTTTTTGGCCAAG GTTATTGCAGGGATTTGTATACTGGTATGGCTTGTAAATATTGGTCACTTTCGTGACCCTGCCCACGGAGGGTTCCTGCGTGGTGCAATTCATTACTTTAAG ATTGCAGTTGCTCTTGCAGTTGCAGCGATTCCTGAAGGGCTTCCTGCTGTTGTTACAAC ATGTTTGGCTCTTGGTACAAAGCGAATGGCTCGGTTGAATGCTGTTGTGCGATCATTGCCATCTGTTGAGACCTTAGGCTGCACTACAGTAATTTGCAGTGACAAGACTGGAACTCTGACTACTAATATGATGTCTGTATCAAAG ATATGTGTGGTTCATTCTGTAGAGCATGGCCCTGTGATCTCTGAATTTGATGTCAGTGGGACAACATATGCCCCAGAAGGAATTATTTTTGACAGCACTGGGACCCag CTTGATTTTCCAGCTCAATTACCTTGTCTTCTCCACATAGCAATGTGTTCAGCCCTTTGTAACGAGTCTATCTTACAATATAATCCTGACAAGGGAAACTATGAAAAAATTGGCGAGTCAACTGAAGTAGCCCTCCGGGTTCTGGCAGAAAAG GTAGGTCTACCTGGTTTTGACTCTATGCCTTCTGCTCTGAATATGCTGAGCAGGCACGAGCGTGCATCATACTGTAATCATTATTGGGAGAACCAATTTAAAAAG ATTtctgttttggatttttctcgGGATCGTAAAATGATGAGTGTCCTGTGTAGCCGAAAGCAGaagcaaattattttttctaaaggtGCTCCAGAAAGCATCATTTCTAGAAGCACAAATATTCTGTGCAATGATGGCGGTCAAACTGTACCACTGACAGCTGATATCCGAGCTGAGCTAGAGTCAAGGTTCAACAG TTTTGCAGGAAAAGAGACATTGAGATGCCTTGCTCTTGCCTTGAAATCGGTGCCCACGGGTCAGCGGACTCTTTCCTTTGATGATGAGAAGGATCTTACATTTATTGGGTTG GTTGGGATGCTTGATCCACCCAGAGAGGAAGTGAGAAATGCTATGCTCTCTTGCATGACTGCTGGCATTCGTGTTATAGTTGTCACTGGGGATAACAAG TCTACAGCTGAATCACTTTGCCACAAGATAGGTGCTTTTGATCACCTGGTAGACTTTTCTGGACACTCTTTCACTGCTACAGAGTTTGAAGAACTTCCAGCACTGCAGCAAACACTGGCATTGCAACGTATGGCACTCTTCACCAG GGTTGAACCTTCTCACAAAAGGATGCTAGTTGAGGCATTACAGCGTCAAAATGAAGTG GTTGCAATGACTGGTGATGGTGTCAATGATGCCCCAGCACTGAAAAAAGCAGATATAGGAATTGCCATGGGCTCCGGAACAGCCGTTGCCAAG AGTGCTGCAGATATGGTTCTGGCAGATGACAATTTTGCCACAATTGTAGCG GCTGTCGCAGAAGGAAGGGCCATATACAATAACACAAAGCAGTTCATCAGATACATGATTTCTTCAAATATTGGTGAAGTAGTTTGCATATTTGTGGCAGCTGTACTTGGAATACCTGATACCCTTGCCCCT GTCCAGCTTCTCTGGGTTAATTTGGTCACTGACGGACTTCCTGCCACTGCTATTGGTTTTAATAAGCAAGACTCTGATGTGATGAAGGCTAAACCTCGTAAG GTGAATGAAGCTGTTGTCACTGGATGGTTGTTCTTTCGTTATTTGGTAATTGGAG CTTATGTGGGCCTTGCCACTGTTGCTGGGTTCATATGGTGGTTTGTTTATGCTGATAGTGGTCCCAAACTGCCATACAGTGAATTG ATGAATTTCGACACTTGTGCATTGAGGGAGACTACTTATCCATGCAGTATATTTGATGATCGGCATCCATCAACTGTGTCCATGACTGTGCTCGTTGTCGTTGAGATGTTTAATGCTTTGAATAACCTTAGTGAAAATCAATCTCTCCT CGTTATTTCTCCCCGGAGTAACTTATGGCTCGTTGCCTCAATCATCCTAACCATGCTCCTTCACATACTAATTTTGTATGTACATCCACTCTCAGTCCTTTTCTCT GTAACACCACTATCTTGGGCCGAGTGGAGGCTTGTCCTGTATCTTTCATTTCCT GTTATTTTGATTGATGAGGTGCTGAAGTTCTTCTCTAGAAATTCCaatg GTGGTGTAAGGTTCAATTTCAGATTTAGAAGGAATGATTTGCTTCCAAAACGGGAAGTTCGTGATAAGTAA
- the LOC109007860 gene encoding calcium-transporting ATPase 3, endoplasmic reticulum-type isoform X2: MEDAYARSATEVLDLFGVDPAQGLSEDQVAQHARLYGKNVLPEERRAPFWKLVFKQFDDLLVKILIAAALVSFILALINGETGLTAFLEPSVILMILAANATVGVITETNAEKALEELRAYQADIATVLRNGCFSILPATELVPGDIVEVSVGCKVPADMRMIEMLSNQLRVDQAILTGESCSVEKELESTRATNVVYQDKTNILFSGTVVVAGRARAVVVGVGTNTAMGSIRDSMLQTEDEVTPLKKKLDEFGTFLAKVIAGICILVWLVNIGHFRDPAHGGFLRGAIHYFKIAVALAVAAIPEGLPAVVTTCLALGTKRMARLNAVVRSLPSVETLGCTTVICSDKTGTLTTNMMSVSKICVVHSVEHGPVISEFDVSGTTYAPEGIIFDSTGTQLDFPAQLPCLLHIAMCSALCNESILQYNPDKGNYEKIGESTEVALRVLAEKVGLPGFDSMPSALNMLSRHERASYCNHYWENQFKKISVLDFSRDRKMMSVLCSRKQKQIIFSKGAPESIISRSTNILCNDGGQTVPLTADIRAELESRFNSFAGKETLRCLALALKSVPTGQRTLSFDDEKDLTFIGLVGMLDPPREEVRNAMLSCMTAGIRVIVVTGDNKSTAESLCHKIGAFDHLVDFSGHSFTATEFEELPALQQTLALQRMALFTRVEPSHKRMLVEALQRQNEVVAMTGDGVNDAPALKKADIGIAMGSGTAVAKSAADMVLADDNFATIVAAVAEGRAIYNNTKQFIRYMISSNIGEVVCIFVAAVLGIPDTLAPVQLLWVNLVTDGLPATAIGFNKQDSDVMKAKPRKVNEAVVTGWLFFRYLVIGAYVGLATVAGFIWWFVYADSGPKLPYSELMNFDTCALRETTYPCSIFDDRHPSTVSMTVLVVVEMFNALNNLSENQSLLVISPRSNLWLVASIILTMLLHILILYVHPLSVLFSVTPLSWAEWRLVLYLSFPVILIDEVLKFFSRNSNGVRFNFRFRRNDLLPKREVRDK; this comes from the exons GTTGCGCAACATGCTAGACTTTATGGCAAAAATG TGCTGCCTGAAGAGAGAA GGGCGCCCTTCTGGAAGTTGGTTTTTAAACAGTTTGACGACTTGCTTGTTAAGATACTGATTGCTGCAGCACTTGTTTCATTCATTTTGGCTCTGATTAATGGAGAGACGGGCCTAACGGCATTTTTGGAGCCTTCT GTTATCCTGATGATATTGGCTGCAAATGCAACAGTAGGAGTAATAACAGAAACAAATGCTGAAAAGGCCCTTGAG GAGCTACGTGCCTACCAAGCTGATATTGCAACGGTACTTCGAAATG GTTGCTTCTCCATACTTCCAGCAACAGAACTTGTTCCAGGGGATATTGTAGAAGTTAGTG TGGGATGCAAAGTTCCAGCTGATATGAGGATGATCGAGATGCTAAGCAATCAATTGCGTGTTGATCAGGCAATTCTGACAG GTGAGAGCTGCTCTGTGGAAAAAGAGCTTGAATCCACCAGAGCAACAAATGTCGTATACCAAGACAAGACAAATATTCTTTTCTCG GGTACTGTAGTGGTTGCTGGTAGGGCAAGAGCTGTTGTGGTAGGAGTTGGTACCAACACAGCAATGGGCAGCATACGTGATTCAATGTTGCAAACAGAAGAT GAAGTGACGCCATTGAAAAAGAAGCTGGATGAATTTGGTACTTTTTTGGCCAAG GTTATTGCAGGGATTTGTATACTGGTATGGCTTGTAAATATTGGTCACTTTCGTGACCCTGCCCACGGAGGGTTCCTGCGTGGTGCAATTCATTACTTTAAG ATTGCAGTTGCTCTTGCAGTTGCAGCGATTCCTGAAGGGCTTCCTGCTGTTGTTACAAC ATGTTTGGCTCTTGGTACAAAGCGAATGGCTCGGTTGAATGCTGTTGTGCGATCATTGCCATCTGTTGAGACCTTAGGCTGCACTACAGTAATTTGCAGTGACAAGACTGGAACTCTGACTACTAATATGATGTCTGTATCAAAG ATATGTGTGGTTCATTCTGTAGAGCATGGCCCTGTGATCTCTGAATTTGATGTCAGTGGGACAACATATGCCCCAGAAGGAATTATTTTTGACAGCACTGGGACCCag CTTGATTTTCCAGCTCAATTACCTTGTCTTCTCCACATAGCAATGTGTTCAGCCCTTTGTAACGAGTCTATCTTACAATATAATCCTGACAAGGGAAACTATGAAAAAATTGGCGAGTCAACTGAAGTAGCCCTCCGGGTTCTGGCAGAAAAG GTAGGTCTACCTGGTTTTGACTCTATGCCTTCTGCTCTGAATATGCTGAGCAGGCACGAGCGTGCATCATACTGTAATCATTATTGGGAGAACCAATTTAAAAAG ATTtctgttttggatttttctcgGGATCGTAAAATGATGAGTGTCCTGTGTAGCCGAAAGCAGaagcaaattattttttctaaaggtGCTCCAGAAAGCATCATTTCTAGAAGCACAAATATTCTGTGCAATGATGGCGGTCAAACTGTACCACTGACAGCTGATATCCGAGCTGAGCTAGAGTCAAGGTTCAACAG TTTTGCAGGAAAAGAGACATTGAGATGCCTTGCTCTTGCCTTGAAATCGGTGCCCACGGGTCAGCGGACTCTTTCCTTTGATGATGAGAAGGATCTTACATTTATTGGGTTG GTTGGGATGCTTGATCCACCCAGAGAGGAAGTGAGAAATGCTATGCTCTCTTGCATGACTGCTGGCATTCGTGTTATAGTTGTCACTGGGGATAACAAG TCTACAGCTGAATCACTTTGCCACAAGATAGGTGCTTTTGATCACCTGGTAGACTTTTCTGGACACTCTTTCACTGCTACAGAGTTTGAAGAACTTCCAGCACTGCAGCAAACACTGGCATTGCAACGTATGGCACTCTTCACCAG GGTTGAACCTTCTCACAAAAGGATGCTAGTTGAGGCATTACAGCGTCAAAATGAAGTG GTTGCAATGACTGGTGATGGTGTCAATGATGCCCCAGCACTGAAAAAAGCAGATATAGGAATTGCCATGGGCTCCGGAACAGCCGTTGCCAAG AGTGCTGCAGATATGGTTCTGGCAGATGACAATTTTGCCACAATTGTAGCG GCTGTCGCAGAAGGAAGGGCCATATACAATAACACAAAGCAGTTCATCAGATACATGATTTCTTCAAATATTGGTGAAGTAGTTTGCATATTTGTGGCAGCTGTACTTGGAATACCTGATACCCTTGCCCCT GTCCAGCTTCTCTGGGTTAATTTGGTCACTGACGGACTTCCTGCCACTGCTATTGGTTTTAATAAGCAAGACTCTGATGTGATGAAGGCTAAACCTCGTAAG GTGAATGAAGCTGTTGTCACTGGATGGTTGTTCTTTCGTTATTTGGTAATTGGAG CTTATGTGGGCCTTGCCACTGTTGCTGGGTTCATATGGTGGTTTGTTTATGCTGATAGTGGTCCCAAACTGCCATACAGTGAATTG ATGAATTTCGACACTTGTGCATTGAGGGAGACTACTTATCCATGCAGTATATTTGATGATCGGCATCCATCAACTGTGTCCATGACTGTGCTCGTTGTCGTTGAGATGTTTAATGCTTTGAATAACCTTAGTGAAAATCAATCTCTCCT CGTTATTTCTCCCCGGAGTAACTTATGGCTCGTTGCCTCAATCATCCTAACCATGCTCCTTCACATACTAATTTTGTATGTACATCCACTCTCAGTCCTTTTCTCT GTAACACCACTATCTTGGGCCGAGTGGAGGCTTGTCCTGTATCTTTCATTTCCT GTTATTTTGATTGATGAGGTGCTGAAGTTCTTCTCTAGAAATTCCaatg GTGTAAGGTTCAATTTCAGATTTAGAAGGAATGATTTGCTTCCAAAACGGGAAGTTCGTGATAAGTAA